In Meleagris gallopavo isolate NT-WF06-2002-E0010 breed Aviagen turkey brand Nicholas breeding stock chromosome 3, Turkey_5.1, whole genome shotgun sequence, one DNA window encodes the following:
- the VCPIP1 gene encoding deubiquitinating protein VCIP135 — translation TDCGQRHEQRQLLAVEEVTDPDLVLHNLLRNALLGVSGAGPPRRNTELVKVLGLSNYHCKLLAPILARYGMDKQTGKAKLLTEMNQGDIFDCSLLGDRAFLIEPEHVETVGYGKDRSGSLIYLHDTLEDIKKANNSQECLIPVHVDGDGHCLVHAVSRALVGRELFWHALRENLKKHFEENLSHYKALFHDFIDVAEWEDIINECDPLFVPPEGVPMGLRNIHIFGLANVLHRPIILLDSLSGMRSSGDYSATFLPGLVPLEKCMGKDGMLNKPICIAWSSSGRNHYIPLVGIKGSALPKLPRKLLPKAWGVPQDLIKKYIKLEEDGGCVIGGDRSLQDKYLMRLVAAMEEVFMSKHGIHPSLVADVHQYFYRRTGVIGVQPEEVTAAAKKAVMDNRLHRCLMCGALSEHHVPPEWLAPGGKLYNLAKNTHGQLRPDKNYSFPLNNLVCSYSPAKDVLVPDYSLSSLTTCNWCHSNLVRRVREDGSVSYLDGDRTNTRSTGGKCGCGFKHYWEGKEYDNLPEAFPITLEWSGRVVRETVYWFQYESDTSLNSNVYDVAMKLVTKHFPGEFGSEILVQKVVNTILHQTAKKNPDDYTPVNIDGAHAQRAGEVQQGQELESQLPTKIILTGQKTKTLHKEELNMSKTERTIQQNIADQASVMQKRKSEKIKQEHKGQPRTVSPGAVREGPSSAPATPTKTPYSPTSTKEKKIRITTNDGRQSMLTLKCTTTFLELQESIAREFNIPPYLQCIRYGFPPKELLPPKEGMENEPVPLQHGDRIAIEILKGKEESSQPAAAHTAHAVKHDDVAVTSKISSKELQEQVDKEMYSLCLLATLMGEDVWSYAKGLPQLFQQGGVFYSIMKKTTGLVDGKHCTFPHLPGKNFVYNAAEDRLELCVDAAGHFPIGPDVEDLVKEALSQVRAEATSRSREASPSHGMLKLGSGGVVKKKSEQLHNITAFQGKGHSLGTASGSQQHDQRARETPLLRKHSTETDFSPAKVEPSVFPAASGKSELIRIAPGVVTMRDSRQLDPTLIEAQRKKLQEMVSSIQASMDRHLRDQNTEQSASVDVSQRKVEAVSSTAKTGSFQAGLPEPFSAPGGTEHLNIESAGDNMVNSVGTTFPAKSKAQKGNSVEELEEMDSQDAGITNVTEPMDHS, via the exons ACGGACTGCGGGCAGCGGCACGAGCAGCGGCAGCTGCTGGCGGTGGAGGAGGTGACGGACCCCGACCTGGTGCTGCACAACCTGCTGCGGAACGCGCTGCTGGGCGTCAGCGGCGCCGGGCCGCCCCGCAGGAACACCGAGCTCGTCAAGGTGCTGGGCCTCTCCAACTACCACTGCAAGCTGCTGGCCCCCATCCTGGCCCGCTACGGCATGGACAAGCAGACGGGCAAGGCCAAGCTCCTCACGGAGATGAACCAGGGAGACATCTTCGACTGCTCCCTGCTGGGGGACCGCGCCTTCCTCATCGAGCCGGAGCACGTCGAGACCGTCGGCTACGGCAAGGACCGCTCCGGCAGCCTCATCTACCTGCATGACACTCTGGAAGACATCAAGAAGGCCAACAACAGCCAGGAGTGCCTCATTCCCGTCCACGTGGATGGAGACGGCCACTGTCTGGTCCACGCGGTCTCGCGGGCGCTCGTGGGCAGGGAACTGTTCTGGCACGCTCTGCGAGAGAACCTGAAGAAGCATTTTGAGGAGAACCTGAGTCACTACAAGGCGCTCTTCCATGATTTTATCGATGTGGCCGAGTGGGAGGACATCATCAATGAGTGCGACCCGTTGTTTGTTCCTCCGGAAGGTGTGCCCATGGGCCTTAGGAATATTCACATCTTTGGCCTGGCCAACGTGCTTCATCGGCCTATCATCCTGTTAGACTCACTGAGCGGAATGCGGAGCTCCGGAGACTATTCGGCAACATTCCTCCCTGGTCTGGTACCCCTAGAAAAATGTATGGGAAAAGATGGCATGTTGAACAAGCCGATCTGCATCGCCTGGAGTAGTTCGGGACGTAACCATTATATTCCTCTGGTTGGAATAAAAGGTTCTGCTTTACCTAAACTGCCTAGGAAGCTCCTGCCTAAAGCCTGGGGAGTTCCACAAGACCTCATCAAAAAATACATCAAGTTAGAGGAGGACGGTGGTTGTGTTATCGGAGGAGACAGAAGCTTGCAAGATAAGTATTTGATGAGGCTGGTTGCTGCAATGGAGGAGGTTTTCATGAGTAAACACGGTATTCACCCCAGTCTTGTAGCTGATGTGCATCAGTACTTCTACAGAAGGACTGGGGTAATAGGAGTCCAGCCTGAAGAAGTCACGGCAGCTGCCAAAAAAGCAGTGATGGACAACCGCCTTCACAGGTGCCTGATGTGTGGAGCCCTTTCAGAACATCATGTGCCTCCAGAGTGGTTGGCTCCAGGGGGAAAATTGTATAATCTGGCAAAAAATACCCACGGTCAGCTACGGCCTGACAAAAATTACAGCTTTCCCCTGAACAATTTGGTGTGTTCTTACAGCCCTGCAAAGGATGTGCTGGTACCAGACTACAGCCTGAGTAGTTTGACTACGTGTAACTGGTGTCACAGTAACCTAGTGCGTCGTGTCCGAGAAGACGGCTCTGTTTCGTATTTGGATGGTGACAGAACTAACACTAGGTCTACAGGTGGCAAGTGTGGCTGTGGATTCAAGCACTACTGGGAAGGTAAAGAGTATGATAACCTTCCCGAAGCGTTTCCCATTACTCTCGAGTGGAGTGGAAGAGTGGTGAGAGAGACGGTCTATTGGTTTCAGTACGAAAGTGACACCTCTTTGAACAGCAACGTGTATGATGTTGCCATGAAGCTTGTCACCAAACACTTCCCTGGTGAGTTTGGTAGTGAGATTCTTGTTCAGAAAGTTGTCAACACGATATTGCATCAAACTGCCAAAAAGAATCCTGATGATTATACCCCTGTAAATATTGATGGTGCTCATGCCCAAAGAGCTGGGGAGGTACAACAAGGACAGGAGTTAGAATCGCAACTTCCAACCAAAATTATTTTGACTGGACAGAAGACAAAAACTTTGCACAAGGAGGAGTTAAATATGagcaaaactgaaagaactATTCAGCAGAACATTGCAGACCAGGCCTCTGTGATGCAGAAAcggaaaagtgaaaaaataaaacaagagcaCAAAGGGCAACCGAGGACTGTGTCTCCGGGGGCTGTTCGTGAGGGGCCATCATCTGCACCTGCTACGCCAACAAAAACCCCGTATTCGCCAACAtctacaaaggaaaagaaaatccgAATAACAACAAATGATGGGAGGCAGTCCATGCTTACCCTGAAGTGCACTACCACTTTCTTGGAACTACAGGAAAGCATAGCTAGAGAGTTTAATATTCCTCCATATTTGCAATGTATTCGCTATGGCTTTCCTCCTAAAGAGCTTTTGCCTCCCAAAGAAGGCATGGAAAATGAACCTGTGCCTTTGCAGCATGGTGACAGAATTGCCATAGAAATcctgaaaggtaaagaggagagcagccagcctgctgcagcacacacagcccatGCCGTGAAACATGACGATGTGGCAGTGACCAGTAAAATCTCATcgaaggagctgcaggagcaagTTGATAAGGAGATGTACTCTCTGTGTCTTCTAGCAACACTGATGG GAGAAGACGTCTGGTCTTATGCAAAGGGGCTTCCTCAATTGTTTCAGCAGGGTGGAGTATTCTACAGCATAATGAAGAAAACCAcag GTTTGGTCGATGGCAAGCACTGTACTTTTCCACATCTGCCCGGTAAAAACTTTGTGTACAACGCGGCAGAAGATCGATTAGAGCTGTGTGTGGATGCTGCTGGGCACTTTCCTATCGGTCCTGATGTCGAAGACTTGGTTAAAGAGGCCTTAAGTCAAGTGCGAGCAGAAGCTACTTCACGGAGCAGGGAAGCAAGTCCATCTCATGGAATGCTGAAGCTGGGTAGTGGTGGAgtagtgaaaaagaaatctgaacagCTACATAACATAACTGCATTTCAAGGAAAGGGCCATTCGCTAGGAACTGCATCTGGTAGTCAACAACATGATCAAAGAGCCAGGGAAACACCACTTTTAAGAAAGCATAGTACAGAAACAGACTTCAGTCCTGCTAAAGTTGAGCCTTCTGTATTCCCAGCTGCTTCTGGTAAGAGTGAGCTGATCCGAATAGCTCCTGGAGTTGTGACAATGAGAGACAGCAGGCAGCTCGACCCTACTTTGATTGAGGCACAGAGAAAAAAGTTGCAGGAAATGGTCTCCTCTATTCAGGCTTCAATGGATAGACATTTGCGGGATCAGAATACAGAGCAGTCAGCATCAGTTGATGTATCTCAAAGAAAAGTAGAGGCAGTGAGTTCAACTGCTAAAACTGGGAGCTTTCAGGCTGGCTTGCCTGAACCGTTTTCTGCACCGGGTGGTACTGAACACTTGAATATTGAGTCAGCTGGTGATAACATGGTGAATTCTGTGGGAACAACTTTCCCTGCAAAGTCTAAAGCACAAAAGGGAAATTCTGTTGAGGAGCTTGAGGAGATGGATAGTCAAGATGCAGGAATTACTAATGTAACTGAGCCAATGGATCACTCTTGA
- the VXN gene encoding vexin produces MPSKVISMNAGEVNLSLDQGPRPWFANTMHKQLVLMLCKVAGHSMSQPNGRKNQASFEPESNQRPKDSRGRRLYSPPLYQLSYRRELAAVAVPPLTAWRARRNAACKSSFLHDGFASSPQVVAVSDCRPHQPDKLQPHHSDLFQVLYREEEVHSLGHVRGGQQGPCSPKRVGITERETSKPCNHQSNGKPLQPPSSLALPITAKPALTGSTMDDHPLAEDRRQRLRKMAEYDLNMTPGAEASLPLTGGSLYGTPSLLRKMWMKHKKKSEYLGATNSAFEAD; encoded by the exons ATGCCTTCGAAAGTCATCTCTATGAATGCAGGAGAAGTCAATTTATCCTTAGATCAAGGACCAAGACCGTGGTTTGCCAACACCATGCACAAACAGTTGGTGCTAATGCTCTGTAAAGTAGCTGGACACAGTATGAGCCAACCAAATGGTCGC AAAAATCAAGCCTCCTTCGAGCCGGAATCGAACCAGCGACCTAAGGATTCCCGCGGGCGGCGCCTCTACAGTCCTCCGCTCTACCAGCTGAGCTATCGAAGGGAACTGGCAGCTGTTGCCGTTCCGCCCCTCACAGCTTGGCGGGCTCGGCGAAACGCGGCCTGCAAGTCTTCATTTCTT CATGATGGTTTTGCATCTTCACCACAGGTGGTAGCGGTGTCTGACTGTCGGCCCCACCAGCCAGAcaagctgcagcctcaccacagCGACCTCTTCCAGGTGCTCTACAGAGAAGAAGAGGTGCACAGCTTGGGCCACGTGCGGGGTGGGCAGCAGGGACCCTGCAGCCCCAAGCGTG TGGGAATAACTGAACGAGAAACATCCAAACCTTGTAATCACCAGTCAAATGGAAAACCTTTG CAGCCTCCATCATCGCTAGCCCTCCCCATCACAGCGAAGCCAGCTCTCACAGGATCAACCATGGATGACCACCCACTTGCAGAAGA CCGTAGGCAGCGCTTGAGGAAGATGGCAGAGTATGACCTGAACATGACACCAGGAGCAGAAGCTTCTCTGCCACTGACAGGAGGCAGCCTGTATGGGACGCCCAGCTTGCTGAGGAAGATGTGGATGAAGCACAAGAAGAAGTCAGAGTACCTGGGGGCAACAAACAGTGCCTTTGAGGCAGACTGA